A region from the Lolium perenne isolate Kyuss_39 chromosome 4, Kyuss_2.0, whole genome shotgun sequence genome encodes:
- the LOC127296292 gene encoding glucan endo-1,3-beta-glucosidase 7, whose amino-acid sequence MVLRRWWEMDAAVILRLLHVAFLFHLATSQSFIGVNYGTIADNLPPAASTASLLTSTSIGKLRLYEPQPDLVAALAGSDISILLGVPNSDVPSLASSPAAAASWAAANIPTTVSVSAISVGNELLNSGDPTLGPQLLPAMQNLLAALPAGSTTKISTVHSMAVLASSDPPSSGAFHVDLAGSLDPVLEFLHQNGGPFMINPYPYFAYASDTRDETLAFCLFQPNPGRADAASGLTYTNMFDAQLDAIRAALDAKGYPDVDIVIAETGWPYKGDASEAGATPDNARAYNANLVAHLKSQVGTPRTPGKSVDTYIFALYDEDLKPGPASERSFGLYQADLTPNYDIGLAKGSGAAPTTSGQIGVTPAPAQVQPGRGVTPTGFCVTTGGAPGGTQQAQQSSSCYEPAGATSRRGQTGMHQFAWFCILLGLAMLVQSGRL is encoded by the exons ATGGTGCTCAGGAGGTGGTGGGAGATGGATGCTGCTGTGATCTTGAGGCTCCTGCACGTCGCCTTCCTCTTCCACTTGGCAA CATCGCAGTCGTTCATCGGAGTCAACTATGGGACCATCGCCGACAACCTCCCGCCAGCGGCGTCGACGGCCAGCCTCCTGACGTCGACGTCCATCGGAAAGCTCCGACTGTACGAGCCCCAGCCGGACCTCGTGGCCGCGCTGGCGGGCTCCGACATCTCCATCCTGCTGGGCGTCCCAAACTCCGACGTCCCGAGCCTCGCCTCCTCCCCGGCCGCCGCTGCGTCATGGGCCGCCGCCAACATCCCCACCACTGTGTCCGTATCCGCCATCTCCGTCGGCAACGAGCTCCTCAACTCCGGCGACCCGACGCTCGGCCCCCAGCTTCTCCCCGCCATGCAGAACCTCCTCGCCGCGCTCCCAGCAGGCTCAACCACCAAGATCTCCACGGTGCACTCGATGGCGGTGCTGGCGTCGTCGGACCCGCCGTCCTCCGGCGCGTTCCACGTGGACCTTGCCGGCAGCCTGGACCCGGTGCTGGAGTTCCTCCACCAGAACGGCGGGCCGTTCATGATCAACCCATACCCGTACTTCGCATACGCCTCTGACACGCGGGACGAGACGCTGGCTTTCTGCCTGTTCCAGCCCAACCCGGGCCGCGCCGACGCCGCCTCCGGGCTCACCTACACCAACATGTTCGACGCGCAGCTCGACGCCATTCGCGCCGCGCTCGACGCCAAGGGGTACCCAGACGTGGACATCGTAATCGCCGAGACCGGCTGGCCGTACAAGGGGGACGCCAGCGAGGCCGGCGCCACGCCGGACAACGCCAGGGCCTACAATGCCAACCTCGTCGCGCACCTCAAGTCGCAGGTCGGCACGCCGCGGACGCCCGGCAAGTCCGTGGACACCTACATCTTCGCGCTCTACGACGAGGACCTCAAGCCCGGGCCGGCGTCCGAGCGGTCCTTCGGGCTGTACCAGGCCGACCTCACGCCCAACTACGACATCGGGCTCGCCAAAGGCAGCGGCGCCGCTCCCACCACGTCGGGCCAGATCGGTGTCACTCCAGCTCCGGCACAGGTGCAACCAGGGAGGGGGGTGACGCCGACGGGATTCTGTGTGACCACGGGCGGCGCACCGGGGGGCACGCAGCAGGCGCAACAGAGCAGCTCTTGCTATGAGCCGGCAGGGGCAACGTCGAGGAGAGGTCAGACCGGCATGCACCAGTTTGCATGGTTTTGTATTTTGCTCGGTCTGGCAATGTTGGTGCAAAGTGGACGACTGTAG
- the LOC127296293 gene encoding protein ALP1-like isoform X1, translated as MYLKYYLDHCHYMWKRRMLAGILVCLTVYWYRINTRKRKRITYAPMVDRDVERLRRLNRLYNGNDAHCISELRMSKVVFHKLCAELRSRALLEETCHVTIEEQVAMFMHAVGLNWTFRSIAFEFMRSSETVSRYFHLVLDALCILAGDLICIKSVETHSKITTSPGRFHPYFEGCIGALDGTHIPACVPIHMQDRFRGRKSFTSQNVLAAVDFDLRFIYVLAGWEGSAHDSYVLQDALSRPNGLKIPEGKYFLADAGYAARPGVLPPFRSTRYHLKEYRGTREPENPKELFNLRHSQLRTTVERAFGTLKNRFKIFASQPFFPLKTQVKIVMACCALHNWILEDGPDEYVYDDLAWYAALPRSIRNRSDQYQENVAWANKREEMARTMWEDKVGPPL; from the exons ATGTATTTAAAGTATTACCTGGACCATTGCCATTACATGTGGAAAAGAAGAATGCTTGCTGGTATTCTGGTGTGTCTAACAGtctattggtataggatcaatacaaggaaaagaaaaagaataaCATATGCTCCCATGGTTGATAGGGATGTTGAGAGATTGAGACGTCTAAATCGCTTGTACAATGGAAATGATGCCCACTGCATAAGTGAGCTGCGTATGAGCAAAGTTGTCTTTCATAAGTTGTGTGCTGAACTTAGATCACGTGCCCTGCTAGAAGAGACATGCCATGTCACAATAGAGGAACAAGTCGCCATGTTTATGCATGCAGTGGGTTTAAACTGGACATTCAGATCAATTGCTTTTGAGTTCATGAGATCAAGTGAGACTGTTAGTAGGTATTTCCATCTTGTTTTAGACGCTCTCTGTATCCTTGCCGGTGACCTCATATGCATCAAATCAGTTGAGACACACTCGAAGATCACAACTTCCCCTGGCAGATTTCACCCGTATTTTGAG GGATGCATAGGAGCCCTGGATGGTACACATATACCAGCGTGTGTACCTATCCACATGCAAGATCGGTTTAGGGGTAGAAAGTCCTTTACCAGCCAAAATGTGCTAGCAGCGGTCGATTTTGACCTAAGATTCATCTATGTTCTTGCTGGATGGGAGGGCTCTGCCCATGATTCTTATGTGCTTCAAGATGCTCTATCACGTCCTAATGGGCTAAAAATACCTGAAG GTAAATATTTCCTAGCCGACGCTGGATATGCAGCAAGACCTGGTGTATTACCCCCATTCCGTTCTACTCGCTATCACCTTAAAGAGTACAGGGGCACTAGGGAACCAGAGAACCCAAAGGAattattcaaccttcgccattcaCAACTCAGAACAACTGTTGAACGTGCATTTGGTACCCTGAAGAACCGTTTCAAAATATTTGCAAGCCAGCCATTCTTCCCTTTGAAAACACAAGTGAAAATTGTGATGGCATGTTGTGCGCTGCACAACTGGATTTTAGAAGATGGACCTGATGAGTACGTGTATGATGACCTTGCGTGGTATGCAGCCCTGCCAAGGAGTATAAGAAACCGTAGTGACCAGTACCAGGAAAATGTGGCATGggcaaacaaaagagaagagatgGCAAGAACGATGTGGGAAGATAAAGTAGGACCACCTCTGTGA
- the LOC127296293 gene encoding protein ALP1-like isoform X2 codes for MVDRDVERLRRLNRLYNGNDAHCISELRMSKVVFHKLCAELRSRALLEETCHVTIEEQVAMFMHAVGLNWTFRSIAFEFMRSSETVSRYFHLVLDALCILAGDLICIKSVETHSKITTSPGRFHPYFEGCIGALDGTHIPACVPIHMQDRFRGRKSFTSQNVLAAVDFDLRFIYVLAGWEGSAHDSYVLQDALSRPNGLKIPEGKYFLADAGYAARPGVLPPFRSTRYHLKEYRGTREPENPKELFNLRHSQLRTTVERAFGTLKNRFKIFASQPFFPLKTQVKIVMACCALHNWILEDGPDEYVYDDLAWYAALPRSIRNRSDQYQENVAWANKREEMARTMWEDKVGPPL; via the exons ATGGTTGATAGGGATGTTGAGAGATTGAGACGTCTAAATCGCTTGTACAATGGAAATGATGCCCACTGCATAAGTGAGCTGCGTATGAGCAAAGTTGTCTTTCATAAGTTGTGTGCTGAACTTAGATCACGTGCCCTGCTAGAAGAGACATGCCATGTCACAATAGAGGAACAAGTCGCCATGTTTATGCATGCAGTGGGTTTAAACTGGACATTCAGATCAATTGCTTTTGAGTTCATGAGATCAAGTGAGACTGTTAGTAGGTATTTCCATCTTGTTTTAGACGCTCTCTGTATCCTTGCCGGTGACCTCATATGCATCAAATCAGTTGAGACACACTCGAAGATCACAACTTCCCCTGGCAGATTTCACCCGTATTTTGAG GGATGCATAGGAGCCCTGGATGGTACACATATACCAGCGTGTGTACCTATCCACATGCAAGATCGGTTTAGGGGTAGAAAGTCCTTTACCAGCCAAAATGTGCTAGCAGCGGTCGATTTTGACCTAAGATTCATCTATGTTCTTGCTGGATGGGAGGGCTCTGCCCATGATTCTTATGTGCTTCAAGATGCTCTATCACGTCCTAATGGGCTAAAAATACCTGAAG GTAAATATTTCCTAGCCGACGCTGGATATGCAGCAAGACCTGGTGTATTACCCCCATTCCGTTCTACTCGCTATCACCTTAAAGAGTACAGGGGCACTAGGGAACCAGAGAACCCAAAGGAattattcaaccttcgccattcaCAACTCAGAACAACTGTTGAACGTGCATTTGGTACCCTGAAGAACCGTTTCAAAATATTTGCAAGCCAGCCATTCTTCCCTTTGAAAACACAAGTGAAAATTGTGATGGCATGTTGTGCGCTGCACAACTGGATTTTAGAAGATGGACCTGATGAGTACGTGTATGATGACCTTGCGTGGTATGCAGCCCTGCCAAGGAGTATAAGAAACCGTAGTGACCAGTACCAGGAAAATGTGGCATGggcaaacaaaagagaagagatgGCAAGAACGATGTGGGAAGATAAAGTAGGACCACCTCTGTGA